The Cystobacter fuscus DSM 2262 genome window below encodes:
- a CDS encoding trifunctional serine/threonine-protein kinase/ATP-binding protein/sensor histidine kinase: MLTIPGYTLRGALKATGTNLLFHALRDVDGLPLIVKTPVAAVGPRESERYRREFNILQRIRDVRGVLRAHACEQLQDRPSLLLEEVEGEVLSARTGKPFPVRGVLDMAISLTTTLAEIHRRGVIHKDIKPSNIILTPSGEARLIDFGTATLQMVEHVDAAPTTLVEGTLAYMSPEQTGRMNRSVDYRTDFYSLGVTLYELLAGMRPFHGRDALEWFHVHMAVEPQPLTERVADIPPVLSAIVLKLLAKVAEERYQSADGLKADLERCRDNLLRGQHEDFPPGMYDFPTRFQLPQRLYGRDAHAAALLQGFERVARSGQPELILVRGYSGSGKSAVVHELHKPVVRHRSFFLRGKFEQFQQASPYSTLAQAIRGLTQQLLAGSDESLAYWRGRLQEAWEGQGQVLVDVVPQLELVAGKQPPAPELPPSEAQQRFNRVFREFLGLFATSEHPLVLFLDDLQWADPASLQLLLHLLTHADTPPILLIGAYRDNEVGPCHPLARALEEMRTAGARTRDVQLEPLGLEEVRQLATDAMPGANEGLIAPLSALALEKTGGNPFFLLQFLLTLHQDGLLVHAPDGTWRWDEDGVRARGYSDNVVDFMVGKLRQFPAGTQHLLRLAACVGNSFPLQMLSALRGDTEAAELERNLEPAFQENLLVRTGADQGRFSHDRIQQAAYALIEEQERNLVHLRIGRMLLANLSPEALQEKLFDVVSQLNAGAELLHDDAERLRVAHLNAEAGRRAKASIALRSAITYFTKAFQLLPGDPWETEPVLAIKLSLEHASCKFMSGNAADALQLVEGFLGRARTRADIAAVYCLKTDILIGMGDIQTAVTCLLEGLALVGMPMSPHPTWEEVEAANAEVWALLGERSIESLVGLPPMTDPDMEAVMSLLGAMYAPAFVTDTNLLILHLSRMVALSLRHGNTAASVHGYSWYGVVLGSAFKRYPESLAFGQLACDLAESRGFTALRAKALYGLEIISYWTQPLSIGLGLVREAFQQALQSSDSQIAGYCCNHIVTDRFLLGHDLEEVYRESVANLHFTRGADFLDSGDIIYFTQRHVQQLRGLTASFGTMNGEDFDEETFEAGLTPQRMSTMRCWYWLIKAQSRYMSGAYQEALECANKSEELSWSSLGHIQLMDLHLFRALALAACYARMTPEKRQQALAEIRRHQQRLAEWAHHCPSTFLAPERLVAAELARLTGQRDEALQAYEHAVQSAREHGFLQRAALAYELAARFWREQRIPTLTEAYARKAREAWLRWGALGKVQQLDSEWPFLATPEAGAPNVTDTSSTRIDALTLVKAQQAISEEIVLERLVASLLRIAMENAGAQRGALLLPQGDKLALAALSGTVSGQPTTGGSESHLPWTVISYVKRTREHVLIGDASQPHPFSSDTWLEQSHARSVLCLPLMRREEFRGVLYLENTLATNAFTPGRIALLGHLASQAAISIENARLYADVQNAEAALRRSNDELEKHVEERTRELKRTQVRLVDAARAAGMAEIAANVLHNVGNVLTSAVINLQMVRETMNASRLGRLKQVTQLLDEHHGDLPGFFARDVRGAQLPGYLSALSEELLRERSSLQEGMAAMDKHIEHIRAIVQVQQTYAHSTLVTEECDLGRLVEDALSLQRASLQRHGITVTKELAPVPKVCLDKHKVLQILINLISNAKHAMNPMPEPQRHLRVRLDTEGNTARIQVVDNGMGIMPEIRNRLFGQGFTTRTGGHGLGLHSSALEARILGGSISLESEGPGKGATATLKIPLS; encoded by the coding sequence ATGCTCACCATCCCAGGCTACACCCTACGAGGGGCCCTCAAGGCCACCGGGACCAACCTGCTCTTCCACGCCCTGCGGGACGTGGATGGCCTGCCACTCATCGTCAAGACGCCCGTGGCCGCCGTCGGGCCGCGTGAGAGCGAGCGCTATCGCCGCGAGTTCAACATCCTCCAGCGCATCCGCGACGTGCGGGGCGTGCTTCGGGCCCATGCCTGCGAGCAGCTCCAGGATCGGCCGAGTCTGTTGTTGGAGGAGGTGGAAGGAGAGGTGCTGTCCGCGCGCACGGGCAAGCCCTTCCCCGTGCGCGGCGTGCTGGACATGGCCATCTCCCTGACGACCACCCTGGCGGAGATCCATCGCCGCGGCGTCATCCACAAGGACATCAAGCCCTCCAACATCATCCTCACGCCCTCGGGGGAGGCGCGCCTCATCGACTTCGGCACCGCCACCCTCCAGATGGTCGAGCACGTGGACGCGGCGCCGACCACGCTCGTCGAGGGAACCCTGGCCTACATGTCGCCCGAGCAGACCGGGCGGATGAACCGCTCGGTGGACTACCGCACCGACTTCTACTCGCTGGGTGTCACCCTCTATGAGCTGCTGGCGGGCATGCGCCCCTTCCATGGGCGTGACGCGCTCGAGTGGTTCCACGTCCACATGGCGGTGGAGCCCCAGCCGCTCACCGAGCGCGTCGCGGACATTCCTCCCGTGCTGTCCGCCATCGTGCTCAAGCTGCTGGCCAAGGTGGCCGAGGAGCGCTACCAGAGCGCCGATGGGCTGAAGGCGGACCTGGAGCGCTGCCGGGACAACCTGCTGCGGGGCCAGCACGAGGACTTCCCTCCGGGGATGTACGACTTCCCCACCCGCTTCCAGCTCCCCCAACGTCTCTATGGGCGCGACGCCCACGCCGCCGCGCTGCTCCAGGGCTTCGAGCGCGTCGCCCGGAGCGGACAGCCCGAGCTCATCCTGGTGCGCGGCTATTCCGGCAGCGGCAAGTCCGCGGTGGTGCACGAGCTGCACAAGCCCGTGGTGCGCCACCGCAGCTTCTTCCTGCGCGGCAAGTTCGAGCAGTTCCAGCAGGCCAGCCCCTACTCCACCCTGGCGCAGGCCATCCGCGGGCTGACGCAGCAACTGCTCGCGGGCAGCGACGAGTCCCTGGCGTACTGGCGCGGGCGCCTCCAGGAGGCCTGGGAGGGGCAGGGTCAGGTGCTCGTGGACGTGGTGCCCCAGCTCGAGCTCGTCGCGGGCAAGCAACCCCCCGCTCCGGAGCTGCCTCCCTCCGAGGCCCAGCAGCGCTTCAACCGCGTGTTCCGCGAGTTCCTCGGCCTCTTCGCCACCTCGGAGCACCCGCTCGTCCTCTTCCTGGATGATCTGCAGTGGGCCGATCCCGCCAGCCTCCAGCTCCTCCTTCACCTGCTCACCCACGCGGACACGCCGCCCATCCTGCTCATTGGCGCCTACCGCGACAACGAGGTGGGCCCCTGCCATCCCCTGGCGCGCGCGCTCGAGGAGATGCGCACGGCCGGTGCGCGCACGCGGGACGTCCAGCTCGAACCCCTGGGGCTCGAGGAGGTGCGGCAGCTCGCCACGGACGCGATGCCCGGCGCGAACGAGGGGCTCATCGCGCCGCTCTCGGCCCTGGCCCTGGAGAAGACCGGAGGCAACCCCTTCTTCCTCCTGCAGTTCCTGCTGACGCTCCACCAGGATGGACTCCTGGTGCACGCCCCCGACGGCACCTGGAGGTGGGACGAGGACGGAGTCCGGGCCCGGGGCTACTCGGACAACGTCGTCGACTTCATGGTGGGCAAGCTGCGTCAGTTCCCCGCCGGCACCCAGCACCTGCTGCGGCTGGCCGCCTGCGTGGGCAACTCCTTCCCGCTCCAGATGCTGAGCGCGCTCCGCGGCGACACGGAGGCCGCCGAGCTGGAGCGGAACCTGGAGCCCGCCTTCCAGGAGAACCTGCTGGTGCGCACCGGCGCGGATCAAGGCCGGTTCAGCCATGACCGCATCCAGCAGGCCGCCTATGCCCTCATCGAGGAGCAGGAGCGCAATCTCGTCCACCTGCGGATCGGCCGCATGTTGCTGGCGAACCTGTCCCCGGAGGCCCTGCAGGAGAAGCTCTTCGATGTCGTGAGCCAGCTCAACGCCGGAGCGGAGCTGCTCCACGATGACGCGGAGCGCCTGCGCGTGGCCCACCTGAACGCCGAGGCGGGCCGGCGGGCCAAGGCCTCGATCGCGCTGCGCTCGGCCATCACCTACTTCACCAAGGCCTTCCAGCTCCTGCCCGGCGATCCCTGGGAGACGGAGCCCGTGCTCGCCATCAAGCTGAGCCTGGAGCACGCCAGCTGCAAGTTCATGAGCGGCAATGCCGCCGACGCCCTGCAACTGGTGGAGGGGTTCCTGGGCCGCGCCCGCACCCGCGCGGACATCGCGGCGGTGTACTGCCTGAAGACAGACATCCTCATCGGCATGGGCGACATCCAGACCGCCGTGACCTGCCTGCTGGAAGGATTGGCCCTGGTGGGCATGCCCATGTCCCCGCACCCCACCTGGGAGGAGGTGGAGGCCGCCAACGCGGAGGTGTGGGCCCTGTTGGGAGAGCGTTCCATCGAGAGCCTCGTCGGGCTGCCGCCCATGACCGATCCAGACATGGAGGCGGTGATGAGCCTCCTGGGCGCCATGTATGCGCCCGCGTTCGTCACGGACACGAACCTGCTCATCCTCCATCTCAGCCGGATGGTCGCGCTCAGTCTCCGTCATGGCAACACGGCCGCCTCCGTGCACGGCTACTCCTGGTATGGAGTGGTGCTCGGCTCCGCCTTCAAGCGCTACCCGGAGAGCCTCGCCTTCGGCCAGCTCGCGTGCGACCTCGCCGAGAGCCGGGGGTTCACCGCCCTGAGGGCCAAGGCGCTCTACGGCCTGGAGATCATCAGCTACTGGACCCAGCCCCTGTCCATCGGGCTGGGGCTCGTGCGCGAGGCCTTCCAACAGGCGCTCCAGAGCAGTGACAGTCAGATCGCCGGCTACTGCTGCAACCACATCGTCACGGACCGCTTCCTGCTGGGGCACGATCTGGAGGAGGTCTACCGGGAATCGGTGGCGAACCTGCACTTCACCCGGGGAGCCGACTTCCTGGACTCGGGCGACATCATCTACTTCACCCAGCGCCATGTGCAGCAGCTGCGCGGTCTCACGGCCTCGTTCGGCACGATGAATGGCGAGGACTTCGACGAGGAGACCTTCGAGGCCGGATTGACGCCGCAACGCATGAGCACCATGCGCTGCTGGTATTGGCTCATCAAGGCACAGTCGCGCTACATGAGCGGCGCGTACCAGGAGGCGCTCGAGTGCGCCAACAAGAGCGAGGAGCTGAGCTGGTCCTCGCTCGGTCACATCCAGCTGATGGACCTGCACCTCTTCCGCGCCCTGGCCCTGGCCGCCTGCTACGCGCGGATGACGCCCGAGAAGCGGCAACAGGCGCTCGCGGAGATACGGCGGCACCAGCAACGACTGGCGGAGTGGGCCCACCACTGCCCCTCGACCTTCCTCGCCCCCGAGCGGCTCGTCGCCGCGGAACTCGCCCGGCTCACGGGCCAGCGGGACGAGGCGCTCCAGGCCTACGAGCACGCCGTCCAGTCCGCGCGCGAGCACGGCTTCCTCCAGCGGGCCGCCCTCGCCTACGAGCTGGCCGCGCGCTTCTGGCGCGAGCAGCGCATCCCCACCCTCACCGAGGCCTATGCGCGCAAGGCCCGCGAGGCCTGGCTGCGCTGGGGGGCGCTGGGCAAGGTGCAGCAACTGGACTCGGAATGGCCCTTCCTGGCCACTCCCGAGGCCGGCGCGCCGAACGTCACGGACACCAGCTCGACGCGGATCGACGCGCTCACCCTGGTGAAGGCCCAGCAGGCCATCTCCGAGGAGATCGTCCTCGAGCGGTTGGTGGCCTCGCTGTTGCGCATCGCCATGGAGAACGCCGGGGCCCAGCGCGGCGCCTTGCTGCTGCCGCAAGGCGACAAGCTCGCGCTCGCGGCGCTCTCGGGCACCGTCTCCGGACAGCCCACCACCGGCGGCTCCGAGTCCCACCTGCCATGGACCGTCATCTCCTACGTCAAGCGCACGCGCGAGCACGTGCTCATCGGTGACGCCTCCCAGCCCCATCCCTTCTCGTCCGATACCTGGCTCGAGCAGAGCCACGCCCGCTCGGTGCTCTGCCTGCCACTGATGCGCCGGGAGGAGTTCCGCGGGGTGCTGTACCTGGAGAACACCCTGGCCACCAATGCCTTCACCCCGGGCCGCATCGCGCTGCTCGGCCACCTGGCCTCCCAGGCCGCCATCTCCATCGAGAACGCGCGGCTGTACGCCGACGTGCAGAACGCCGAGGCCGCCCTGCGCCGCTCCAACGACGAGCTGGAGAAGCACGTGGAGGAGCGCACGCGCGAGCTCAAGCGCACCCAGGTGCGCCTGGTGGACGCCGCGCGCGCGGCGGGCATGGCGGAGATCGCCGCCAACGTGCTGCACAACGTGGGCAACGTCCTCACCAGCGCCGTCATCAATCTCCAGATGGTGCGCGAGACGATGAACGCCTCGCGCCTGGGACGGCTCAAGCAGGTCACCCAACTGCTCGACGAGCACCACGGCGACCTCCCGGGCTTCTTCGCCCGGGATGTCCGCGGCGCGCAGCTCCCCGGCTACCTGTCCGCGCTCTCCGAGGAGCTCCTGCGCGAGCGCTCCTCGCTCCAGGAGGGCATGGCCGCCATGGACAAGCACATCGAGCACATCCGGGCCATCGTCCAGGTCCAGCAGACCTATGCCCACAGCACCCTCGTCACCGAGGAGTGCGACCTCGGGCGGCTCGTGGAGGATGCCCTGAGCCTCCAGCGGGCCTCGCTCCAGCGCCACGGCATCACCGTCACCAAGGAGCTCGCCCCCGTCCCCAAGGTCTGTCTGGACAAACACAAGGTGTTGCAGATCCTCATCAACCTCATCAGCAACGCCAAACACGCCATGAACCCCATGCCCGAGCCGCAGCGTCACCTGCGCGTGCGGCTGGACACGGAGGGCAACACCGCGCGCATCCAGGTCGTCGACAACGGCATGGGCATCATGCCGGAGATTCGCAACCGGCTCTTCGGCCAGGGCTTCACCACACGCACCGGGGGGCATGGGCTGGGCCTGCACTCCAGCGCGCTGGAGGCGCGCATCCTCGGGGGAAGCATCAGCCTGGAGAGCGAGGGCCCCGGCAAGGGCGCCACGGCCACCCTCAAGATTCCCCTCTCCTGA
- a CDS encoding winged helix-turn-helix transcriptional regulator — protein sequence MPRTPEKAGYSPKRKPPPSAAEETGPGSPGCSLPQVEEALRLLEGRWKLVILFHLLHTPVLRFSELERGIPGVSQKMLIQQLRELERDGLVVRTVHPQVPPKVEYSLTGFGQALLPTLRALRDWAALRKAPALAERG from the coding sequence ATGCCCAGAACACCCGAGAAGGCGGGGTACTCCCCGAAAAGAAAGCCCCCTCCGAGCGCCGCCGAGGAGACGGGCCCGGGCTCGCCGGGTTGCTCCCTGCCCCAGGTGGAGGAGGCCTTGCGGCTGCTGGAAGGGCGCTGGAAGCTCGTCATCCTCTTCCACCTGCTCCACACGCCGGTCCTGCGCTTCTCCGAGCTCGAGCGAGGCATCCCCGGCGTGTCGCAGAAGATGCTCATCCAGCAGTTGCGCGAGCTGGAGCGCGATGGGCTCGTGGTGCGGACCGTTCATCCGCAGGTGCCGCCGAAGGTGGAGTACAGCCTGACGGGTTTCGGCCAGGCGCTCCTCCCCACGCTCCGGGCGCTGAGGGACTGGGCGGCGCTGCGAAAAGCCCCGGCCCTGGCGGAGCGCGGTTGA
- a CDS encoding ABC-F family ATP-binding cassette domain-containing protein, translating to MIRLDNIGKQHGQQILFVEASAQLNKGEKVGLVGPNGAGKSTLFRMVVQREHPDEGQVSVDRGVTIGYFDQDVGEMSGQSAVAAVMDGAGPVSEIASELKALEAAMADPERMDEMDKLVERFGVVQGRYEELGGYALEGKAREILAGLGFSEEMMDGDVGALSGGWKMRVALARILLMRPDVMLLDEPSNHLDIESLIWLESFLKNFEGALLMTSHDREFMNRIVTKIVEIDGGELTTYSGNYDFYEQQRAQNEKQQQAQFDRQQAMLAKELKFIERFKARASHAAQVQSRVKKLEKIEKVEPPKRRQTLLFDFQAPPRSGDDVAKLERVVKGYGKRRIYNGLDFLVRRGERWCVMGVNGAGKSTLLKLIAGDSRPDDGAVTLGGSVKLAYFAQHAMEILKPELTVFDSLVDRFPRASQGSLRALAGCFGFSGEEIEKKCRVLSGGEKARLVLAQMLYDPPNFLVLDEPTNHLDMATKQMLITALANYEGTMLFVSHDRHFLGALSNRVLELTPEGPHLYGGGYTEYVARTGHEAPGLRS from the coding sequence ATGATTCGTCTCGACAACATCGGCAAGCAGCACGGCCAGCAGATCCTCTTCGTGGAGGCCTCCGCTCAGCTCAACAAGGGCGAGAAGGTGGGCCTGGTGGGCCCCAACGGCGCGGGCAAGTCCACCCTCTTCCGCATGGTCGTCCAGCGCGAGCACCCGGACGAGGGCCAGGTGTCCGTCGACCGGGGCGTCACCATCGGCTACTTCGACCAGGACGTGGGCGAGATGTCCGGCCAGAGCGCGGTGGCCGCGGTGATGGACGGCGCGGGGCCGGTGTCGGAGATCGCCTCGGAGCTCAAGGCGCTGGAAGCGGCCATGGCGGACCCCGAGCGCATGGACGAGATGGACAAGCTCGTGGAGCGCTTCGGCGTCGTGCAGGGCCGCTACGAGGAGCTGGGCGGCTACGCGCTGGAGGGCAAGGCGCGGGAGATCCTCGCGGGCCTGGGCTTCAGCGAGGAGATGATGGACGGCGACGTGGGCGCGCTGTCGGGAGGTTGGAAGATGCGCGTGGCGCTCGCCCGCATCCTGCTCATGCGCCCGGACGTGATGCTGCTCGACGAGCCGAGCAACCACCTGGATATCGAGTCGCTCATCTGGCTGGAGAGCTTCCTCAAGAACTTCGAGGGCGCCCTGCTGATGACGAGCCACGACCGCGAGTTCATGAACCGCATCGTGACGAAGATCGTCGAGATCGACGGCGGCGAGCTGACCACGTACTCGGGCAACTACGACTTCTACGAGCAGCAGCGCGCGCAGAACGAGAAGCAGCAGCAGGCGCAGTTCGATCGCCAGCAGGCGATGCTCGCCAAGGAGCTGAAGTTCATCGAGCGCTTCAAGGCGCGCGCCTCGCACGCCGCCCAGGTGCAGAGCCGGGTGAAGAAGCTGGAGAAGATCGAGAAGGTGGAGCCGCCCAAGCGCCGCCAGACGCTGCTGTTCGACTTCCAGGCGCCGCCGCGCTCGGGTGACGACGTGGCGAAGCTCGAGCGCGTGGTGAAGGGCTACGGCAAGCGCCGCATCTACAACGGCCTGGACTTCCTCGTGCGCCGCGGCGAGCGCTGGTGCGTCATGGGCGTCAACGGCGCGGGCAAGTCCACCCTGCTCAAGCTCATCGCCGGGGACTCCAGGCCGGACGACGGCGCGGTGACGCTGGGCGGCAGCGTGAAGCTGGCCTACTTCGCCCAGCACGCCATGGAGATCCTCAAGCCCGAGCTGACCGTGTTCGACTCGCTGGTGGACAGGTTCCCCCGCGCGTCCCAGGGCTCGCTGCGCGCGCTCGCCGGGTGCTTCGGCTTCTCCGGGGAGGAGATCGAGAAGAAGTGCCGCGTGCTCTCCGGTGGCGAGAAGGCCCGGCTGGTGCTGGCGCAGATGCTCTACGATCCGCCCAACTTCCTGGTGCTGGACGAGCCCACCAACCACCTGGACATGGCCACCAAGCAGATGCTGATCACCGCGCTCGCCAACTACGAGGGCACCATGCTCTTCGTGAGCCACGATCGGCACTTCCTCGGGGCGCTGTCCAACCGGGTGCTGGAGCTGACGCCCGAGGGTCCCCACCTGTACGGCGGCGGCTACACCGAGTACGTGGCGCGCACCGGCCACGAGGCCCCGGGCCTGCGCAGCTGA
- a CDS encoding SDR family NAD(P)-dependent oxidoreductase — protein MGSLEGKTALITGGGSGIGFAIAERYAREGAEVVLAGRSQQRLDKAVEKLGRAARGVVTDVADEAQVERLIDSVPRIDLLVTCAGGAVFGPVEQVPRKSWRDLFDARFFGQLSACHHAVPKMPPGSAIVLCSGVAGHAALVNYSGGAALCGAVNAMGRSLAVELAPKGIRVNVLSPGLTRGTDIDWQVAPEKIDAFMSSLMERIPMKRTATAREMADAAFFLATNAYATGVVLDIDGGWTAV, from the coding sequence ATGGGCTCATTGGAAGGGAAGACCGCCCTCATCACGGGCGGCGGCTCGGGTATTGGTTTCGCCATCGCGGAGCGCTACGCGCGGGAGGGAGCAGAGGTGGTGCTCGCCGGGCGGAGCCAGCAGCGGCTGGACAAGGCGGTGGAAAAGCTTGGCCGGGCCGCACGCGGCGTGGTGACGGACGTCGCCGACGAGGCCCAGGTCGAGCGGCTCATCGACTCCGTGCCCCGGATCGATCTGCTGGTGACGTGCGCCGGAGGCGCGGTGTTCGGGCCAGTGGAGCAGGTACCGCGCAAGTCATGGCGTGACCTGTTCGACGCGCGCTTCTTCGGCCAGCTCTCCGCCTGTCATCACGCCGTCCCGAAGATGCCCCCGGGCAGCGCCATCGTGCTGTGCTCGGGCGTGGCGGGTCATGCGGCCCTGGTGAACTACTCCGGAGGCGCGGCCCTGTGCGGCGCGGTCAACGCCATGGGGCGTTCGCTCGCGGTCGAGCTGGCCCCCAAGGGCATCCGGGTGAACGTCCTCTCCCCCGGACTGACACGTGGCACCGACATCGACTGGCAGGTGGCCCCCGAGAAGATCGACGCGTTCATGTCCAGCCTCATGGAGCGCATCCCCATGAAGCGCACGGCGACGGCGCGCGAAATGGCGGATGCCGCCTTCTTCCTGGCGACGAATGCCTACGCCACCGGCGTGGTGCTCGACATCGATGGGGGCTGGACGGCGGTCTGA
- the hflX gene encoding GTPase HflX, with the protein MSQSAPERPLAVLVGVQLPNVSDTEHAADLAELGRLVHTLGYEVVATVSQRRDGIAAGTVLGTGKLEELARLTGGHGTVPSGARARKSKARERWEAETEEAEEAAAEAAPEAPPETGAEEAEEADEAEEAEEAEEADEAEEADEAEEADEERAGARPTVVVVDHELTPSQLSNLERATGAQVLDRTGVIVDIFHRHARSREARMQVEIARLNYLAPRMRESTGSRERQQGRGSGDSAMELDRRRIRDRLAELRAGLASIQQDQDNRRYARRDQLRVALVGYTNAGKSSLMRALTGSEVLVADQLFATLDTTVRALKPETRPRILVSDTVGFIQKLPHDLVASFRSTLDEALEASLLLYVVDASDPTWQAQLEVTRSVLREIGAQSVPSLLLFNKADRLSAEAREALLQEHPEARVLSAHSPDDVAALRQGIVEFFERSMIEADLVIPYARQGRLGEVYEHARVLTESFDENGRTLRIRALPAAIARLTHAFGT; encoded by the coding sequence ATGTCGCAATCCGCTCCAGAGCGCCCCCTCGCCGTATTGGTGGGCGTCCAGCTCCCCAACGTCTCGGACACCGAACACGCCGCCGACCTCGCCGAGCTCGGCCGGCTGGTACATACCCTCGGCTACGAGGTCGTCGCGACCGTGAGCCAACGCCGCGACGGCATCGCGGCGGGAACGGTCCTCGGAACCGGAAAGCTCGAGGAGCTGGCCCGACTCACCGGAGGCCACGGCACCGTGCCCTCGGGAGCGCGCGCGCGCAAGTCGAAGGCCCGCGAGCGCTGGGAAGCCGAAACGGAGGAGGCGGAGGAGGCGGCGGCCGAGGCCGCCCCCGAGGCACCACCAGAAACCGGGGCCGAGGAGGCCGAGGAGGCCGACGAGGCCGAGGAAGCCGAGGAGGCCGAGGAAGCCGACGAGGCCGAGGAAGCCGACGAGGCCGAGGAAGCCGACGAGGAGCGCGCCGGGGCGAGGCCCACCGTGGTGGTGGTCGACCATGAGCTGACGCCCAGCCAGTTGAGCAACCTCGAGCGAGCCACCGGCGCCCAGGTGCTCGACCGCACCGGCGTCATCGTGGACATCTTCCACCGTCACGCGCGCAGCCGTGAGGCGCGGATGCAGGTGGAGATCGCCCGGCTCAACTACCTCGCCCCCCGGATGCGCGAGTCGACGGGAAGCCGCGAGCGCCAGCAGGGCCGGGGCTCGGGTGATTCGGCGATGGAGCTGGATCGCCGCAGGATCCGCGACCGGCTCGCCGAGCTGCGCGCGGGGCTCGCGTCCATCCAGCAGGACCAGGACAACCGGCGCTATGCCCGGAGGGACCAGCTCCGGGTAGCGCTGGTGGGCTACACCAACGCGGGCAAGTCCTCGCTCATGCGCGCCCTGACGGGCAGCGAGGTCCTGGTGGCCGATCAGCTCTTCGCCACACTCGACACCACGGTGCGGGCGCTGAAACCGGAGACCCGGCCGCGGATCCTCGTCTCGGACACCGTGGGCTTCATCCAGAAGCTGCCGCACGATCTCGTGGCCTCCTTCCGCTCCACGCTCGACGAGGCGCTGGAGGCCTCGCTGCTGCTCTACGTGGTGGATGCCTCCGACCCCACGTGGCAGGCCCAGCTCGAGGTCACCCGCTCCGTGCTCCGCGAGATTGGAGCGCAGAGCGTCCCGAGCCTGCTGTTGTTCAACAAGGCGGACCGGCTCTCCGCCGAGGCTCGCGAGGCCCTGCTCCAGGAGCACCCCGAGGCGCGCGTCCTCTCGGCGCACTCGCCCGACGACGTCGCGGCGCTGCGCCAGGGCATCGTGGAGTTCTTCGAGCGCTCCATGATCGAGGCGGACCTGGTGATTCCCTATGCGCGCCAGGGACGCCTCGGCGAGGTGTACGAGCATGCCCGGGTCCTCACCGAGTCCTTCGACGAGAACGGCCGGACCCTGAGGATCCGGGCGCTCCCGGCGGCGATCGCCCGGCTCACCCACGCCTTCGGGACGTGA
- a CDS encoding FAD-binding oxidoreductase — translation MSVDWLKQLAAVLPPEGLVTDADVLEAHRRDQADWAPAGVARALVRPASTAEVQAVLRVASAHRVPVVARGAGSGLSGGANAVDGCLLLSLTRMNRILELDRKSLFAVVQPGVINGALKVAAAEVGLWYAPDPASWEFSTLGGNLATNAGGLCCVKYGVTGDAVLGLEVVLADGSVVRTGGRTVKNVAGYDLTRLFVGSEGTLGIITEATLRLRPRPPKATTLVASFPTLVAAGAAVIDIVADTRPSLLELMDRATVRAVEAHMPLGLDVDAAALLLARSDAGGEQGVAECARMAAVCEAAGATFVIQSSDEAEGESLLAARRFAFLALEKQGTTLLDDVCVPVSRLAELLAAVERIAAERRVLIGTFGHAGDGNMHPTLVFDRNDADEVARAHAAFDDILRAVLDLGGTITGEHGVGLLKRPFLAQQLGAETTRLHHTIKAAMDPLGILNPGKLL, via the coding sequence ATGAGCGTGGACTGGTTGAAGCAGCTCGCGGCCGTGCTGCCGCCCGAGGGACTCGTCACCGACGCCGACGTGCTCGAGGCCCACCGGAGGGATCAAGCCGATTGGGCCCCCGCGGGCGTGGCGCGTGCCCTCGTCCGCCCCGCGTCGACGGCCGAGGTGCAGGCGGTGCTCCGGGTGGCGTCGGCCCACCGCGTCCCGGTGGTCGCCCGGGGAGCGGGCTCGGGCCTGTCGGGTGGCGCCAACGCCGTGGACGGCTGCCTCCTCCTCTCGCTCACGCGGATGAACCGCATCCTGGAGCTGGACCGCAAGAGCCTGTTCGCCGTCGTCCAGCCCGGTGTCATCAACGGCGCGCTCAAGGTGGCCGCGGCGGAAGTGGGGCTGTGGTACGCGCCGGACCCGGCGAGCTGGGAGTTCTCCACCCTCGGCGGCAACCTCGCCACCAACGCGGGGGGCCTGTGCTGCGTGAAGTACGGCGTGACGGGAGACGCCGTGCTCGGGCTGGAGGTGGTGCTCGCGGATGGCTCCGTCGTGCGCACCGGCGGCCGCACGGTGAAGAACGTGGCGGGCTACGATCTCACCCGCCTGTTCGTCGGCTCCGAGGGCACGCTCGGCATCATCACCGAGGCCACGTTGCGGCTGCGCCCCCGTCCTCCCAAGGCCACGACCCTGGTGGCCTCGTTCCCCACGCTCGTCGCGGCGGGCGCGGCCGTCATCGACATCGTGGCGGACACCCGGCCCTCGCTCCTGGAGTTGATGGACCGCGCCACCGTGCGCGCCGTGGAGGCCCACATGCCGCTGGGGTTGGACGTGGACGCGGCGGCGCTGCTCCTGGCGCGCTCGGACGCGGGGGGAGAGCAGGGCGTGGCGGAGTGCGCGCGCATGGCCGCCGTGTGCGAGGCCGCCGGCGCCACCTTCGTCATCCAGTCCTCCGACGAGGCCGAGGGCGAGTCCCTGCTCGCCGCGCGCCGCTTCGCCTTCCTCGCCCTGGAGAAGCAGGGGACGACGCTGCTGGATGACGTCTGCGTGCCCGTGTCTCGCCTGGCGGAGCTGCTCGCGGCGGTCGAGCGCATCGCCGCGGAGCGCCGGGTTCTCATCGGCACGTTCGGCCACGCGGGGGATGGCAACATGCACCCCACGCTCGTGTTCGACCGGAACGACGCGGACGAGGTGGCGCGGGCCCATGCGGCGTTCGACGACATCCTGCGCGCCGTGCTCGACCTGGGGGGCACCATCACCGGCGAGCACGGGGTGGGGCTGCTCAAGCGCCCCTTCCTCGCCCAGCAGCTCGGTGCCGAGACCACGCGGCTCCATCACACGATCAAGGCCGCGATGGATCCGCTCGGCATCCTCAACCCCGGCAAGCTCCTCTGA